Proteins from one Rosa chinensis cultivar Old Blush chromosome 7, RchiOBHm-V2, whole genome shotgun sequence genomic window:
- the LOC112180876 gene encoding PLASMODESMATA CALLOSE-BINDING PROTEIN 3, whose protein sequence is MGVLAFAALVFLAMAGQSSANWCVCKSGSDAVLQKTLDYACGAGADCNPIHPNGACYNPNTVKAHCDYAVNSYFQKKGQAQGTCDFAGTATPVTSDPSVTGCVFPSSASSSGSTTPSTGTTTPSTGTTTPTTGTTPTSTNTTPTTTGTTTGTTTGTTTGATPYTATPGVFGVGPSGAGITDDSAGIRLIDTTSLFSSSVTLFFSSLMLWWG, encoded by the exons ATGGGTGTTCTAGCTTTTGCAGCTTTGGTTTTCTTGGCCATGGCTGGCCAGTCAA GTGCCAATTGGTGTGTGTGCAAGAGTGGGAGTGATGCAGTATTGCAGAAGACATTGGACTATGCCTGTGGAGCTGGGGCTGACTGTAACCCCATACATCCAAATGGGGCTTGCTACAACCCTAACACTGTTAAAGCTCACTGCGACTATGCTGTCAACAGCTATTTCCAGAAGAAGGGCCAAGCTCAAGGCACCTGTGACTTTGCCGGCACCGCAACCCCTGTTACATCCGATCCCA GCGTTACTGGTTGTGTTTTCCCATCTAGCGCCAG TTCTTCCGGCAGTACGACTCCAAGTACCGGCACAACCACCCCAAGTACCGGCACCACCACCCCAACCACCGGCACAACACCCACAAGTACCAACACAACACCAACAACCACCGGAACAACCACAGGAACAACCACTGGGACAACCACCGGTGCCACTCCATACACTGCAACTCCAGGAGTATTTGGAGTAGGGCCATCTGGAGCTGGCATCACGGATGACAGTGCTGGGATTAGACTCATTGACACTACTAGTTTGTTCTCTTCTTCCGTAACCTTATTCTTTTCAAGCTTGATGCTTTGGTGGGGTTGA